From the genome of Pseudomonadota bacterium:
CTGCCCAAAAAGCATCTCTTTATAGTTTGTTTTCTGAATCTCAAAAGAATTTTATCGATATACTTGAACCAATGAATATTGAAGCTCGATACCCTTCAAATAAAGAGCGTTTATTGAAAAGTCTAACAGAAGAGCGGTGTACTCAAATTTTACAAGAAACAGAGGAGCTGCATTTATGGATAAAACAGAAGTTATTGCAAAACTAAAGGAGTATAAAAAGCTTCTTTCAAAACAGATGAAGTTTGATGATATTGTTCTGTTTGGCTCTTATGCTAAAGGTACACAGAAAGAGGATAGCGATGTTGATGTTGCTATTATTTTGG
Proteins encoded in this window:
- a CDS encoding HEPN domain-containing protein → MERQSFCRNYPGSFADFENRKDPPAQKASLYSLFSESQKNFIDILEPMNIEARYPSNKERLLKSLTEERCTQILQETEELHLWIKQKLLQN